A segment of the Pseudomonadota bacterium genome:
TCCGGCTCCGGAATGGGCAAAGTTAAATTTTTTCAAATGCCCGAATTGTACTTTGGATGAGACCAAGCATCTATTGTGTCCAATCGCTGCAAATCTTGTTGAATTGGTAGATTTCTTTCGGAATATGATTTCCTATAGTGAAGTTGATATGCAGATACAATGCAAAGAGCGTGGATACTTTAAACATACAACGTTGCAACAGGGGATCAGCTCTTTGATCGGGATATATATGGTTACAAGCGGCTGCCATGTTATGGAAAAACTGAAACCGATGGTTCGTTATCATTTACCGTTCGCATCGATGTTGGAAACCGAATATCGGGCACTATCGATGTATTTACTTGCACAGTACTTTTTGTATAAACAAGGCAAGCAACCTGACTGGGATTTGAAACACCTCGTTGATATTTATTCAGACATACAAATCGTTAATAAAAGTATTTCCCGGAGGCTGACCAATATAAGTATTCAGGATGCAGCGCTTAATGCATTGATCAAGCTCGACATATTTGCAAAACGCATATCAGTGTCAATAGATAGAAATATTCTGGACGAAATTGAAAATCTGTTTGGTGCATATTTTTAACATGCGTAAAATGGATGGCAAAATGAAAAAGTTACCCAAGATAACAGAACCTGAAAGTCAGAATGCTACTGCTTTTCGTAAGCAGGCTGAAGAGAACGCATTGGGGAAAGAGGCCACCTTGCCGGAAAATTTGGAGGCAATGTCAGCAGAAGAAATACAGCAGTTGCTTCACGAACTTCAGGTGCATCAGATCGAGCTTGAGATGCAGAAAGAGGAATTACTCCGGATGCATGCAGAGCTCGATGCGGAGCGCACACACTATTCAGATCTGTATGATCTCGCTCCAGTAGGCTATTATACAATCAGTGAAAAGGGGCTGATTCTGGAAGCGAACCTTACCGCCGCAACTCTGCTGGGCGTAGCCCGTGGTGCGCTGGTCAAGCATCTTTTGACCCGGTTCATCTTTACCAAAGACAGAGATATCTATTATCTGCACAGTAAACAACTCTTTGAAACCGGTGAGCCACAAGAGTTTGAACTCAGGATGATAAATAAGGATGGATCTTTATTCTGGGCACATCTGGTTGCGACAGCTGTGCAGACCGACGAAACCACTCCCGTATGTCGGGTCATTATAAACGATATTACTTTTCACAAACTACAAGCGCATGAGCACGAGTTTACAGCAAGCTTGATTGAACTGGTTAACACGCCGGGCGATTTCCGGGAAAACATGTCGGACCTTGCTGCTGCCCTGCAAGGTTGGTCGGGGTGTGAAGCCGTCGGCATCCGCCTGCGCGACGAAGATGATTATCCATATTACACGACTCGTGGTTTTGCGCCTGAGTTTGTTCAAGCGGAAAAGTACCTCTGTGCGTATGGCCCGGACGGTAAAATTCTGCACGATGGTGCAGGAAACCCCATACTGGAATGTATGTGCGGAAACATACTGTGCGGCCGTTTCGATTCCGCCAAGCCTTTCTTTACCGCTAGTGGGAGCTTCTGGTCCAACAATACCACCGCTTTGCTTGCCAACACCACAGAAGCTGACCGCCAGGCCCGCACCCGAAACCGATGTAATGGTGAAGGGTATGAATCAGTGGCTCTGATCCCCCTGCGCATAGGCAATCAGGTTTTCGGATTGCTTCAATTCAACGACCGCTGTACGAACCGGTTTACTCCAGACCTTGTTGAACATTATGAAAGAATGGCCGACAGTCTGGCTATTTCCCTTTCAAGACGGCAGGCCGCGGAGATGCTGAGGGAAACAAGTGACTATCTGAACAGACTGATCGACTATGCAAACGCACCGATAATTACCTGGGACACGGAGTACAGGATTACCCGTTTCAACCATGCCTTCGAGCGTCTTACGGGTTATACTGCTGAAGAGGTTATGGGTCAGGATTTGTCCATCTTCTTTCCGGAAACAAGTCGCGATAAGTCGCTTAACAAAATCAAGGCTACCTCACTCGGTGAATATTGGGAGTCGGTGGATATTCCGATTCGTTGCAAGGACGGGGTGAGCCGAATCGTACTTTGGAGTTCAGCTAATATTTATGCTCAGGACGGCAAGACACTTTTAGCCACCATTGCCCAGGGCCAGGATATCACCGACCGTATGCGGGCAGAAAATGATATACGAAAAATGAACGCCGATTTAGAGCAGCGTGTCATCAAACGCACCGCGGAGTTGGAAGCCGTCAATAAGGAACTGCTTGCCTTCTCATACTCTGTTTCTCACGATTTGCGTGCGCCCTTAAGGAGCATTGACGGGTTTAGCCGAATCCTGCTTGAGGATTATCAGAAAAACCTGGATGATAAAGGAAAGGCTTTTCTGGAGAAGGTCTGCAAAGCTTCACAGCGAATGGGTTTGCTGATTGATGACATGCTGAAACTCTCAAAGATAACCCAGACCGAATTAAAGCGGGAAGCTGTTGATTTGAGTGTTATGATAGGGGTGATTGCTAAGGAGCATCAGATGAGCAATCCCGGCAGAGTCTTTGATGTTAACATCCGGGAGGGAATCATGGTTAAGGGTGATCCCCATTTGATTAATATTGCCATGGAAAACC
Coding sequences within it:
- a CDS encoding PAS domain S-box protein; protein product: MKKLPKITEPESQNATAFRKQAEENALGKEATLPENLEAMSAEEIQQLLHELQVHQIELEMQKEELLRMHAELDAERTHYSDLYDLAPVGYYTISEKGLILEANLTAATLLGVARGALVKHLLTRFIFTKDRDIYYLHSKQLFETGEPQEFELRMINKDGSLFWAHLVATAVQTDETTPVCRVIINDITFHKLQAHEHEFTASLIELVNTPGDFRENMSDLAAALQGWSGCEAVGIRLRDEDDYPYYTTRGFAPEFVQAEKYLCAYGPDGKILHDGAGNPILECMCGNILCGRFDSAKPFFTASGSFWSNNTTALLANTTEADRQARTRNRCNGEGYESVALIPLRIGNQVFGLLQFNDRCTNRFTPDLVEHYERMADSLAISLSRRQAAEMLRETSDYLNRLIDYANAPIITWDTEYRITRFNHAFERLTGYTAEEVMGQDLSIFFPETSRDKSLNKIKATSLGEYWESVDIPIRCKDGVSRIVLWSSANIYAQDGKTLLATIAQGQDITDRMRAENDIRKMNADLEQRVIKRTAELEAVNKELLAFSYSVSHDLRAPLRSIDGFSRILLEDYQKNLDDKGKAFLEKVCKASQRMGLLIDDMLKLSKITQTELKREAVDLSVMIGVIAKEHQMSNPGRVFDVNIREGIMVKGDPHLINIAMENLVGNAFKFTGEKEHPKIEFGTIVRDGETACFIRDNGAGFEMAYVNKLFGAFQRLHTADEFPGTGIGLATVQRVINRHGGKIWAEGEKGKGA